A single genomic interval of Longimicrobiales bacterium harbors:
- a CDS encoding 4-hydroxy-3-methylbut-2-enyl diphosphate reductase: protein MEQTYFRRGLGLKKEIEPVLAAEYHSSLVEQIRAQGYTAQFGDITIRLAEDFGFCYGVDRAVDYAYQTTHKFPDRRIFLVGEIIHNPHVNTRLRDAGVTFLYPDETTGEFDFSSVTSEDVVIMPAFGVTMSDFKRLQDIGCILIDTTCGSVLNVWKRVESYARDGFTALIHGKYFHEETRATASQANIAAGGKYIIVRDMAEAQLVMDYIEQNERALSGDAFRTHFRQKASAGFDPDTDLERVGVANQTTMLASESLAIAAAVGRSLATRYGSEQLECHFRSFDTICSATQERQDAVIQMMQDPPAVMIVIGGYNSSNTNHLAHLCREYTTAYHIADATCIDVDNGTIRHKPELAADAPEVIAEGWLPDGALTIGLTAGASTPNNKIGETIERVLATRNGVTTAV from the coding sequence ATGGAGCAGACCTATTTCCGCCGCGGCCTCGGTCTCAAGAAGGAGATCGAGCCGGTCCTGGCCGCCGAATATCACAGCTCACTGGTAGAGCAGATCCGGGCGCAGGGATACACCGCGCAGTTCGGTGACATCACGATCCGTCTTGCGGAGGATTTCGGGTTCTGCTACGGCGTCGACCGCGCTGTAGACTACGCCTACCAGACCACCCACAAGTTTCCTGACCGGCGTATCTTCCTGGTCGGTGAGATCATCCACAACCCCCATGTGAACACGCGCCTGCGTGATGCCGGCGTCACGTTCCTGTACCCGGACGAGACCACCGGAGAGTTCGACTTCAGCAGCGTGACCAGCGAGGATGTGGTCATCATGCCGGCGTTCGGCGTCACGATGTCCGATTTCAAGCGGCTCCAGGACATCGGCTGCATCCTGATCGATACGACGTGCGGCTCCGTGCTGAACGTCTGGAAGCGTGTGGAGTCCTACGCCCGCGATGGCTTCACGGCGCTCATCCACGGCAAGTACTTCCATGAGGAAACGCGCGCGACCGCGAGCCAGGCGAACATCGCGGCTGGAGGCAAGTACATCATCGTGCGCGACATGGCCGAGGCGCAGCTCGTGATGGATTACATCGAGCAGAACGAGCGCGCGCTTTCCGGTGACGCGTTCCGAACGCACTTCCGGCAGAAGGCGAGCGCCGGCTTCGATCCGGACACGGACCTGGAGCGGGTAGGTGTCGCGAATCAGACGACCATGCTCGCGTCGGAATCCCTCGCCATCGCGGCCGCCGTCGGCCGGAGCCTGGCCACGCGCTATGGCAGCGAACAGCTGGAATGTCACTTCCGCAGCTTCGACACGATCTGCTCCGCGACGCAGGAACGGCAGGACGCCGTCATCCAGATGATGCAGGACCCGCCCGCCGTGATGATCGTGATCGGCGGTTACAACTCGTCGAACACGAACCACCTCGCCCATCTCTGCCGCGAATATACGACGGCGTACCACATCGCCGATGCCACCTGCATCGATGTGGACAATGGCACGATCCGGCACAAGCCGGAACTGGCAGCGGACGCGCCGGAGGTCATTGCGGAGGGTTGGCTGCCCGATGGTGCATTGACGATCGGCCTGACCGCGGGGGCTTCGACACCGAACAACAAGATCGGTGAGACCATCGAGCGTGTGCTGGCGACGCGCAACGGCGTCACCACCGCCGTCTGA
- a CDS encoding L,D-transpeptidase, which translates to MSLARPTIIALIAILLALPLGAIPAAAQAPKSTAPMPKQRLGKPSPPPDARGRAVLAAADRSSGTRILVSTEDRWLWLVSGRDTLMSVPVAIGMGKEFVFEGKRFWFETPRSQRKVLAKQPDPRWNVPEWHYMERAKARGYELVRLTKDTKFLLEDGSFLLTIGNNVGRLNEYGNFWAFPPGMEIIFDGKVFIPPVGTEQRAVPDALGPYKLDTGDGYLIHGTNIFNEESIGDAVSHGCVRMTNEHLEELYPQVPVGTAVFIF; encoded by the coding sequence ATGTCACTCGCTCGTCCGACCATTATTGCGTTGATCGCGATCCTCCTGGCGCTGCCTCTCGGCGCCATCCCGGCCGCCGCCCAGGCGCCAAAGTCCACAGCGCCCATGCCAAAGCAGCGGCTCGGCAAGCCGAGCCCGCCCCCGGACGCCCGTGGCCGGGCCGTTCTGGCCGCCGCCGACCGCTCGAGCGGCACCAGGATCCTCGTTTCGACCGAAGATCGCTGGCTGTGGCTGGTCTCCGGGCGCGACACCCTGATGTCGGTGCCCGTCGCCATCGGCATGGGCAAGGAATTCGTGTTCGAGGGGAAGCGCTTCTGGTTCGAGACGCCGCGCAGCCAGAGGAAGGTGCTCGCGAAGCAGCCGGACCCGCGGTGGAACGTCCCCGAATGGCACTACATGGAGCGGGCCAAGGCGCGCGGCTACGAGCTGGTTCGGCTCACGAAGGACACCAAGTTCCTCCTCGAGGACGGCTCATTCCTCCTCACGATCGGCAATAACGTCGGCCGGCTCAACGAATACGGGAATTTCTGGGCGTTCCCGCCCGGCATGGAGATCATCTTCGACGGCAAGGTCTTCATCCCGCCGGTGGGAACGGAGCAGCGGGCCGTGCCGGACGCGCTCGGCCCGTACAAGCTCGATACCGGGGACGGCTATCTGATCCACGGGACCAACATCTTCAACGAGGAATCGATCGGCGACGCCGTCAGCCACGGCTGTGTGCGCATGACCAACGAGCACCTCGAAGAGCTGTATCCCCAGGTGCCGGTCGGTACCGCCGTCTTCATCTTCTAG
- a CDS encoding L,D-transpeptidase, with the protein MLNRAGKHVARCAFAAAIIFTVPVSGSAQKSGELLVGLARTTAPANPAVYQAAQSYRGTKILVSTNERRLRLVSGRDTLLDVPVGIGKGEDFEYEGRRFRFETPTGRRRVLAKAENPVWTVPDWHYMEKATYRGLELVRLKDGDEIELEDGSSLVVKDGQVGRVNQFGNFWAFTPGTEIIFDGKIFMPPFGTEQRKVPEALGPYKLDMGDGYLLHGTNPFNEETIGGAVSHGCVRLSNEHIDRLYHLVETGTAVFIY; encoded by the coding sequence ATGTTGAACAGAGCTGGAAAGCACGTGGCCCGCTGCGCGTTCGCGGCCGCAATCATCTTCACCGTTCCCGTATCCGGTTCCGCCCAGAAGAGCGGAGAGCTTCTCGTCGGGCTGGCCCGCACGACGGCGCCGGCGAACCCGGCCGTGTACCAGGCCGCCCAGTCGTATCGCGGGACGAAGATCCTCGTATCGACCAACGAGCGCAGGCTCCGTCTCGTCTCCGGTCGCGACACGCTGCTCGACGTGCCGGTAGGTATCGGCAAGGGCGAGGACTTCGAGTACGAGGGGAGGCGCTTCCGCTTCGAGACGCCGACGGGACGGCGCCGTGTCCTGGCAAAGGCGGAGAACCCGGTCTGGACGGTACCTGACTGGCATTACATGGAAAAGGCCACGTATCGGGGCCTGGAGCTGGTGCGCCTGAAGGATGGGGACGAGATCGAGCTCGAGGACGGCTCGTCCCTGGTCGTGAAGGATGGCCAGGTCGGGCGCGTCAACCAGTTCGGCAACTTCTGGGCGTTCACGCCCGGCACCGAGATCATCTTCGACGGCAAGATCTTCATGCCCCCGTTCGGCACCGAGCAGCGGAAGGTCCCCGAGGCGCTGGGCCCGTACAAGCTCGACATGGGCGACGGCTATCTGCTCCATGGGACGAACCCGTTCAATGAAGAGACGATCGGCGGGGCCGTCAGTCACGGCTGCGTCCGTCTGTCGAACGAGCACATCGACCGGCTCTATCATCTCGTGGAGACAGGCACGGCGGTGTTCATCTATTAG